Below is a genomic region from Jiangella gansuensis DSM 44835.
CGGGCGTCGGTCTCGATCAGCTCGGCGAGGACCGCGGAGTTCAGGATGTGACGGTCCCACAGCCGTGGGACCTCGCGAGGACCCAGGAGCCCGCGCTCGATGCCTGCCCCTGCGAGCAGGTCGGCATACGCGACCGCCAGGCCCATTCGGTCCCCGAAAAGGGAGGAGGCCGAGTCAGGTACGCCGTCGATCTCGTCCATGACTCGGCCTCCAAAGCTCGGTGTTTCACGTGAAACGACGCCCGCTGGCGCGGTTCACGGGGCTGGTCACCGCTAGGTGGTCGCCGCCGGCACCCATCAGGGGCCGCCGATCAGGCAGGCAGCACGACCACGTATCGGCGCGGCTCTTCACCCTCGGACTCGCTGCGCAAACCCGCCGCCGCGACCGCGTCGTGGACGACCTTGCGCTCGAACGGCGACATCGCCCCAAGCGACTCGGACTCGCCCGACGTACGCACCGCCTCGATCACCTGCTTGGCCAGCTCCAGCACCTCGGCCCGCCGGTTGGCTCGGAAGCCGCCGACATCGAGCATCAGCCGGCTGCGTTCGCCGGTCTCCCGGACCACCGCCAGCCGAGTCAGCTCCTGCAGCGCCTCCAGGACCTTCCCATTGTCGCCGATCAATGCGTCCAGACCATCACCGACGACCGACACCACAGCCCGGTCGCCCTCAACGTCCATGTCGATGTCGCCGTCGAGGTCGGCGATGTCGAGCAGCTCCTCCAGGTAGTCCGCGGCGATGTCGCCCTCGCGTTCCAACCGCTCGGCCGTACTCATGGCCGTGTCATTCCCGCGTTCCTGCACAGCGTCGCGCTCGGTGTCAGCGTCGCTCACCTTCGACTCCTCAGTTTTCGTTCATACGACGGGACGCGCCCGTCGGGCCGG
It encodes:
- a CDS encoding R3H domain-containing nucleic acid-binding protein, with protein sequence MSTAERLEREGDIAADYLEELLDIADLDGDIDMDVEGDRAVVSVVGDGLDALIGDNGKVLEALQELTRLAVVRETGERSRLMLDVGGFRANRRAEVLELAKQVIEAVRTSGESESLGAMSPFERKVVHDAVAAAGLRSESEGEEPRRYVVVLPA